In Sesamum indicum cultivar Zhongzhi No. 13 unplaced genomic scaffold, S_indicum_v1.0 scaffold00155, whole genome shotgun sequence, the DNA window TGagcatataaatatttcttttgacgtacaatttacaataaaataatgaatttcaaatataataggATAGTTATACTTTCCTTTGTTAAAgcttagtgtaattatatataaatttttgtagtttaaaaaattatatctaaaaccTTTCAAGTTTACTTCcctctaacaaataagttaattcattagttaaaattcattaaacttgttgatattaacgaaaaaattgaattgaaaatcgatatttatccttaattaatttatttatatatgacttattgcaggttaaataaattttttttctaactaaacaTCCCttataaatgtgaaaatatacctccccACATGCATTAATACGTGAAGATGTATTAGAATAATTTGAtcgtaaaaaaaattgtttgacctgtaataagcCAGTACGAAGTCAAttaggggtaaatatagatttgttttttattctttttgttaatattagtaaattcggtaaattttgactaacggatgatcttaattatttattagacggaaaCACGCgtcaagaatattaaatgtaatttttcaaaccacatgaTGTCTACGTAAAATTGCATCAAACGAAGAAGGGAGTGTAGTtaatgttatttaatattaatgcaGAAATTTGATCTGTTTCCAATATCACCCCTTATATTTAAAGTATTCCATCTACTTTAATTGAATTTCGCTAAACGATAAGGGATTTTAGTAAGACATAttaagaagaaggaaaaaaaaaaataccgtTATGGTGCTCGAAAGGTAAGAAACCAAAGTGGGATGGGAAAAGAAAGACGAAAAACTTAATAGTGAGATTGACTTTATTTTTGAAACGAGACATTGAAAATGCATCAGAAGTCACAACTAGAAAAAAGATTCACTCTTGATATCATATCATTGAGGTAATTACCAATGTAGTACCACACTTCACTAAAATAGTACAATTGATGCTGCATAAACAACCTCGTTTGTAAAATTAGTACTTCACTCTATCTTTAATGTGTGTATTTCATATGGCATTTGATCCCAAAAAATTCAAGTCTTAACAACCACGTACTCTGTACATGGATTTCCGACGTAAAAGTTAATAGATGTACTAACGTTAAGAACGAGACGCTTGGATAATAGCATGCCAACTTCCAATACCCTAAcgataacaaaaatataattctctcTCATAATTAGCAACTCCCAATTTCTGTTGCCCACGAAGTCATTGTAGGGCTTCTCATGAACGCCGCCGGCACTGGAAACAAATGGCTGAAAAATCACAAGTAACGGCGGAGAATTCAGCCAGCAAACCATCAATCTACGGCGGCTTAATCGGAAGCCTAATGCATATCCGATAACTCAGATAAAATAGAACTGAATAAACCTTCGATAACGATTTACAATACTCGCGAAATTACACCAATTTACAATTTCTAATtccaaaggaaaaaaatattggaatttCTCAGGTGTTAACTCACGGTATCTTGATCTGTGCTTGAGTTTGTGGTGTTAATCTCTACTGCTACTGAGCGTAATTCCGGTGTGGTACACGGTGGAGGTGCCTCGGGCTGGTCACCGCGTAGTTACGGTATTCCCCAGCGATGACAGGATATCCAACCGCAGGGGAGAAACAACGGTCCGTAAACGGTGGAGCTGCGCAATAGCCAACGGCAACGGGAACGGCCCGGCGCTGCGGTTTCCGAGCCGAGGGAAAATCGAAACACGACAAAGGAGACGACGGAGGCGAGACTTTCTTCGCAGATTTGATCGGAAAAAGCACGGCTCTAATTTTGGCCTCCGGCGAAACCCTATCGTACTCTCCGATAACACTTCTGAGCTCCTCCTCTGATTTGATTGAGATCAACACGTCCAGATCTTCACTCGGCAACTTACACTTCAAATCCATGGAAGATCCACACAATTCCCCAAATTTCACCATCAGCTCTGCGTAGAATCCACAAAAACCTCAGTAATCCCCCAAAACCTAACAAAAACGGAATAAAACGCGAGAAAAACTAACAACGGCGATTACCTAAAAATGTAATCGAACGATCGACGGAGAGAACTCGAGTCTGACCGCCTACGTATCGGAGCTCGCCGTCAGTCGGACGGGGGACGATTTTGCCGCCGTAACTGCAGAGAAACTTGATGGTTGTTGGAGCTTTGGGACTTGAACTAAAAGTTGGAGCCAtctaaagagagaaaaagtccgcgaagagggagagagaagataATCAGTGAGGAATCTGTTTGGTGGGTTCAAGACACAAAGCCATATTATATAGAGTTTGTGCATGGGAACTTCCATAGAAGCGAGGAATCCTAAGTGCAATTGGAAACGGGTCATTAAATTAGAGCGTGTTTggtgaaaggaaaaaatgtaagaaaaaattataactcaaattttgattgatttgttAGATCGAAAATTAGTGgattttttatctcatattaattttaaaaaaattatttatattttattttaaaatatacgaTACTATAGtaagatcaaataattatatataggcTGAGGAATAATTCAACTTTGACAAACGAGGTACATACCTCGATCTCCTCAGCTCGtctattttcatgtttttatcTTATACTTTAGCTTGTTATCATCGAAAAGTATacgtttttatttattttgctatattattgataaaatatcatgaattcttatttttattcatttacacaataataatatcttttattttctgaaaagtaACTGTTATTTTCAcgtgataatatatatatgggggAGTTGGTCAACTTATAATTTCCGTCGAATGGAGCATGGGCTTCTAGAAGGATTACACAAAttgaatctttttattttaaattctatcatattttttatattatttaacatatatatatatattacgcttatttgaaataaaaaatttaattccaaaaCTATATAATTGTATGAGTAGTTTCATCaaatctttaagaaaaaaaaaaaaagaaaagagagtaGAATTTTAGTATCCACCAAACAAGGCTTAAGGTAAGGAAAGGGCAACCTTCGCAATGAAGGTAGAACCAGTGTAGTAGAGATTAGTGGCAGTAATGAGGTGGAGTAGTTACACGGGTTGGACTGGCAACGCCTCTTTTGGAGTGACGCGTGGATGTCATTCTGGCCCATATCCGCGCCGGATTCCGAGGGACCCGCCTGCAAAATGGGCCCCACCCGCTATGCCTGTGGTCTGCTCAGTCCCTAACCGCTCACCTTCTTGACAACTAACCGCATATTTGGTTTGTCGACACGTGTCACGTTGGGGGCGGGGGGCGGGAGTTGGTattattctctttattttaagttaattagtTAGTTGAATACCTCCATCTcaacttttcttaattttttattcataaacgcgataatatataattggttgtTGTTGGTGTATGCGGTTTCTTTcaacacataaaaaattataacgtgagataaaaaaattataacgtgagataaaaaaattataaaaaaatataaaacgtGGTGAGatgatgaaaaaaagaaagtatctcaagaaaaagaaatacgaGTAAaatatgaaggaaaaaaattataattatgagtttattaaaaatataaaaatttgtattaaataataaatatagagaatacgacaaagaaaaaattaatattaataggatttattaaaattatgaaagttcGTGAAGGCAAAAAATAGAGTAGTGGGTTgagagaaatttttttagaataattgcaaaaatattaaaattactattatgggtaattttttttaaaagaataaaatgaatgaaaggATAAAATGAGACAATCAAAAATTTTTACGgtcaataacattttttttttgtaatagtatTGATAATTAGATTTCCTGTCAAATAACTATAGTaactaaatttgttttatttgcaTTATAGTGTCAtcatctcatatatatatatattagagataaaattaattctatttgataaataataattatataatttataagaaaaattcagATAATAAATGAGACAGacatcactagaaaaaaaattattattgtctacatgaacaatattttttatcatggtTATGACCTTTAGCTTTTTAgctataacaaatatttttgccgCACACGCCAAAACCACGACCAACAATTATTTGGTAGTCAtagtcaataattatttataatgactatttatttttatttatatttaaatattatattttttatttcaagttttttaaatttgatgtatgacctgaataaaaaaaatattatttcaagtctatttacataataattgttacaaaaaaaaatgttagttGATTAATAtgcatgattaattgttgAACTAATCACAAGACATCGAATATGTTATAACAGATTAAAGGTAACatgattttgttattatataattatgatcatAATACATTATTGTATTATGGTGTCTATTTGGTGACAATTATTAGATTATGATTACTTTGagttgattataaaataaatttgaaataatcaGTTGAAATTATTTGGGTCAGTTGGTAGAAAGAATATTAGGAATTAacttttaacttaatttaatgATCTCCAAAGTAAATATGTATGTGCATTCTCTAATTGTCTAATCCATGGGTTATGATGTCCAACTTTTgtctatttcaatttaattattgataagtcgattttaaatttctaataattatgaCGATAGAATTTAAGATGTTATTAATGGTATATGTACCAATTTGCTATGATGCGGGCAAAAAATTATTCGTTTATGTTGTATTTAACTTGGGATCTTTGGGTCCGATCTTTCACAAATTTATAGAATTGagatttgtaaaaaatatattagcaCATCAATGCTTAAGTAAGTAAGCAGTcgtgaaaataataatttaacaaaataaagcaataGAGAATGATTGCGTTGCAGTAGAATGCATAAAATGTTAGTGATTTGTGCATGTAGACGTTGTGAAGTTATATTACCCTTCTCGACGGAACACCTTTTTATAGTCCCCAACCCCAAGCCGGTTGATGAGGTAACGTCCCTTGCGCCTCCGGGAGATGATTGCCGAGGATAAGGCATCCATGAATTTAGAGAGAAATTGAGAGGTTTCAACCGTTATGAGATTCTTACCAGAATAAACCTCCTTCCAGGATATGTTCCTGGATTCCAAGTGATAGTTGCAGTGAAGATGGGGGATCTGTCTAGATCTCCGATCTCTGTCACCTAGTGCGTGGCTATCCTTTCTTCAAATAGCCTTTTGCCGTCTGTGTATAACGATATACTGGCGTCTGCGTAGTTGTCAGGTTATCTTTACCCCATGTTGATAGTGTCTAATACCATTTGGTGTTTTtacccaaaataaataaacatacaaaCTTCAATTATGGAACGTTTTAGTTTATTGGaccttttaaatataaaagtttgtgGACTGCAAAAAGGGCCCATGTCCTTTAAGAGAAAACATACATTGGGctttaagggaaaaaaacacacacacacatagaaATGAGGTATTCATAGCCTATAATCCCATCAATACactaaaaattaagtatataattttcactaaatcataattacaattagACTATAGTTTTTACCGATATGAAATGGTTAGTTTTATTCAAATTCGTCGCATTCAAATAGAATTAAAGGTACTATTATAGTCTATCCCTTAAATTTGCATTTAAATTACTTTAGtccatcaattttatttcttgacgTTAAAagaactttaatttttatctcaaattGTCATCTTTGACCATTTTTCGATGAAaatatgattgaaaaaatagttatatgaCCATCACATAGCTCAGTCATTAAGGAAATTTTGTCATTAagcatttttcttaaaaattaaattaaacacgTCTTGGCGATATTTTAAGATACGAGCTTGTTCTCTAAACGACCACATTCAACATCCACACAAAAGTTATACGTCGGTGTTCTTCTATGCAAAATTTCgataagaaaacaaacaaggAATGTATTTTGGTCGTATTTTCATcccaaaattacacttttactCGAATTCTTCTCctatattgattttatgaatattttttaaactaattagtaGGGGAATTAAGACGTTTCtaaggagaaaaaaattgttttagtTGAAATAGGCTACCACAACTACTTAGTACATATGCATTTCTTGCCCTCTCATTACATCTTCCACACCACAAATATAAATACGCAaactataaagaaaaaatcttcatatatttatttctgtaCATCATTTTCCAAATTTCTCACTTTTGTCTGTAGACGAAAACGATTTCTTTATCATGTTGGGACATTGGTTCTGATTCATATCGGGATTTAGCAATACCAcaatgattgaaatttttttttgaaaatattaaaattatcatagaGTAAACATACAGATCAGCATTGAGCATTATAATGATTAAGccaataaataattcaacaagataaaaaggaaaagttaAGTAAGAACGTGagattatgataaaataaattatgaatgtCTAAAATGGAGTATTGAAAGTATGAAATTAATGCTAAATGTTCGTGTGAAAAGCGTGGAGAAATGAGAGAATCCAACCATCCTTGCTATTTGAAAAGTGTAGTTAGTTTAGTTGTTGTATTGACTTACCTAGACTCCTATTTATATGAGAAGTTTTCAGATTTTTAAGAATTAGTTGGTGACGGTTAAGATATCTATAGAATTCTTGAGATGTCGAGTTTTTAAAGACGATGCTTATCCAAATATTggaattatccaaaaaaagacatgataGTATAAGAGATCATGCCAGGTCAATAGAGAATATAAGGGATTAGTTGATGTTTCCATCGGCCGAATCCAACTGGCTACTACGTCCTTGCTGACGCTCTTTTCTGGTGAGGTACCTATAATGTGTTGAATACTACTGACGCGACAACTTTGTTATTTGGTATTGGGTCTGCTGCTGCAGGTACTATTTTTGGACATTGCCCCATTAATGCGATTGAGGATGAGTTGGTTGGTCTAATACCCTTTATTATCTATCATGTATGTTTGAATCAACAGAGTTTGGACATGTTGAGCTGAGCAGATGGTACCTGACTCATTGGCTTGGATTTGAGTCGAATTTGGTCATTTAAgcttgtaaaaatatttgttgtagGCAACATGTAGGTTCTTGCCATACAAAATAGCCACATCCTAACATCCTACTCTACGTACAAAAACTTGAAATGATTTCTATATACTAAactaacataaaaaatgaagaaaaagtaTCTTATCCTATATTTTCTGCAGCCCAGCTACAATATTTTGGTTTTAGTAAAAAAgggactaattttataaatttacaatttaaaagattagaacgaaaaatcaaatttaaattaatcattggACCCtcttaaagtaaaaaatttagccatattttcaccaaaaaatagttaaagGGACCAATATGAGACAAGACTATAATTTAGAATGttaatatcaaaaaatgaactaaatatgccaaaaatataatttatatgatttgaaatctaATAATTCCATGGCTTTCTCGATCATTATCTAACATGAACAGCGTATTATGCCAAATACTCTAATATCTAATAAGctctaacatcttatttatccaaacactttaaaaacttatttttaaaataaaatttaatatttttgaacttttaaaaatttaataagaacttataaaatatttcaaataaacaGCCACCTTCATATAAAGAAAAGTATTATAatggaataaaatatttttaatgggCATGGATTAAAAGagagccaaaaaaaaaaaacaaaagccaCCCTTCACATTGATAGAGTGCTTGAGATCagacaaaaattaatgtgaaaaCAAAACCTAGGTCCACATGGAACAGTCCACACATTGCTCGCTTTCTTTAAGGAAATTCAAGTCCACTGTAACAAATTCTCACTAGTCGAGCAGTATTACTATTGACCTGACTCTAATTGACTTTGGACAAATAATAGAGTCCAAAGCTCCACAAAAAAGAACACCTTCCA includes these proteins:
- the LOC105179375 gene encoding uncharacterized protein LOC105179375, with the translated sequence MAPTFSSSPKAPTTIKFLCSYGGKIVPRPTDGELRYVGGQTRVLSVDRSITFLELMVKFGELCGSSMDLKCKLPSEDLDVLISIKSEEELRSVIGEYDRVSPEAKIRAVLFPIKSAKKVSPPSSPLSCFDFPSARKPQRRAVPVAVGYCAAPPFTDRCFSPAVGYPVIAGEYRNYAVTSPRHLHRVPHRNYAQ